Proteins encoded by one window of Mycolicibacterium sp. ND9-15:
- a CDS encoding lytic transglycosylase domain-containing protein, with protein MSPVRWLRAVAVLGATALLLASSCSWQLGTPIPEGVPPPPGDPVPKIDTYAKGRPADQLRDWAAERAPALGIPVAALEAYAYAARVAEVENPDCKLAWTTLAGIGQVESHHGTYRGAAIEANGDVKPPIRGVWLDGTAGNLEILDGEAISHEGESPFARAMGPMQFIPETWRLYGVDANNDGDISVDNIDDAALSAAGYLCWTGKDLATPRGWMNALRAYNHSDFYARTVRDWATAYANGHPL; from the coding sequence GTGTCGCCGGTGCGTTGGCTGCGTGCTGTCGCCGTTCTGGGTGCGACGGCGCTGCTCTTGGCTTCTAGCTGCTCGTGGCAGCTGGGCACACCCATCCCTGAGGGCGTGCCACCGCCACCGGGGGACCCGGTGCCCAAGATCGACACCTACGCCAAAGGCCGCCCGGCCGATCAACTCCGCGACTGGGCCGCCGAGCGCGCGCCTGCTCTCGGCATACCCGTCGCTGCTCTCGAGGCGTACGCCTACGCGGCCCGGGTGGCGGAGGTGGAGAACCCCGACTGCAAGTTGGCGTGGACGACGTTGGCGGGCATCGGACAGGTGGAGAGCCATCACGGCACGTACCGCGGCGCGGCGATCGAGGCGAACGGCGACGTGAAGCCACCCATTCGGGGCGTGTGGCTCGACGGCACCGCCGGCAACCTGGAGATTCTCGATGGCGAGGCGATCAGCCACGAGGGGGAGTCCCCGTTCGCCCGTGCGATGGGGCCGATGCAGTTCATTCCAGAGACGTGGCGGCTCTACGGCGTGGACGCCAACAACGACGGTGACATCAGCGTCGACAACATCGACGACGCCGCGCTGTCCGCCGCGGGTTATCTGTGCTGGACCGGCAAGGACCTGGCGACGCCGCGCGGGTGGATGAACGCGTTGCGCGCCTACAACCACTCCGACTTCTACGCGCGGACCGTGCGGGACTGGGCCACCGCCTACGCCAACGGGCACCCCCTCTGA
- the eno gene encoding phosphopyruvate hydratase: MPTIDQVGAREILDSRGNPTVEVEVLLGDGSFARAAVPSGASTGEHEAVELRDGGSRYGGKGVEKAVEAVLDEIAPAIIGLQADDQRLVDQALLDLDGTPDKSRLGANAILGASLAVAKAAAHAADLDLFRYLGGPNAHILPVPMMNILNGGAHADTGVDVQEFMVAPIGAASFKEALRWGAEVYHSLKSVLKAQGLATGLGDEGGFAPDVAGTKAALDLILTAIEATGFRAGSDVALALDVAATEFYSDGQGYKFENELRSADQMSQFYAGLLDAYPLVSIEDPLSEDDWAGWVALTSAIGERVQLVGDDLFVTNPERLEEGIQKGAANALLVKVNQIGTLTETLDAVSLAHNSGYRTMMSHRSGETEDTTIADLSVAVGSGQIKTGAPARSERVAKYNQLLRIEENLGDAARYAGDLAFPRFAVETK; encoded by the coding sequence GTGCCCACTATCGATCAGGTCGGAGCCCGAGAGATCCTCGACTCCCGCGGAAACCCGACGGTCGAGGTTGAGGTATTGCTCGGAGACGGTTCGTTCGCTCGCGCCGCCGTGCCGTCGGGCGCCTCGACGGGTGAACACGAGGCGGTGGAACTACGCGATGGCGGCTCCCGCTACGGGGGCAAGGGCGTCGAGAAGGCCGTGGAGGCCGTGCTCGACGAGATCGCCCCGGCGATCATCGGCCTGCAGGCCGACGACCAGAGGCTCGTCGACCAGGCACTGCTCGACCTCGACGGCACCCCCGACAAGTCGCGGCTCGGCGCCAACGCGATCCTGGGCGCCTCACTGGCCGTGGCCAAGGCCGCGGCTCACGCGGCCGATCTCGACCTGTTCCGCTACCTCGGCGGCCCGAACGCCCACATCCTGCCGGTGCCGATGATGAACATCCTCAACGGCGGCGCACACGCCGACACCGGTGTAGACGTGCAGGAGTTCATGGTGGCGCCGATCGGGGCGGCGTCGTTCAAGGAGGCGTTGCGGTGGGGCGCCGAGGTGTACCACTCGCTGAAGTCGGTACTGAAGGCGCAGGGGCTGGCGACGGGCCTCGGCGATGAAGGCGGGTTCGCGCCCGACGTGGCGGGCACCAAGGCCGCGCTCGACCTGATCCTGACCGCCATCGAGGCGACGGGGTTCAGGGCCGGCTCGGACGTCGCGCTCGCGCTCGATGTCGCCGCGACCGAGTTCTACTCCGACGGGCAGGGTTACAAGTTCGAGAACGAGCTACGCAGCGCCGACCAGATGAGCCAGTTCTACGCCGGACTGCTCGACGCCTATCCGTTGGTCTCGATCGAGGATCCGCTCTCGGAGGACGACTGGGCCGGGTGGGTCGCGCTGACCTCGGCGATCGGCGAGCGTGTGCAACTCGTCGGCGACGACCTGTTCGTCACCAATCCCGAGCGCCTCGAGGAGGGCATTCAAAAGGGCGCCGCCAACGCGCTTCTGGTGAAGGTCAACCAAATCGGCACGCTGACCGAGACGCTCGACGCGGTGTCCCTCGCCCACAACAGCGGCTATCGCACGATGATGAGCCATCGCAGCGGTGAAACCGAAGACACCACGATCGCCGACCTCTCCGTCGCGGTGGGCAGCGGTCAGATCAAGACGGGCGCGCCCGCGCGCAGCGAACGCGTCGCAAAATACAACCAGTTGCTGCGCATCGAGGAGAACCTCGGCGATGCCGCCCGCTACGCAGGAGACCTCGCGTTCCCGCGGTTTGCAGTGGAAACCAAATAG
- a CDS encoding FtsB family cell division protein, whose product MPEAKRPDPKRRSPTSRPGKSGKTGGAGKGRPRMAARREPRGTESPPAAEATTGPEDTGVVVRRAIAESAEQQSEQRFGSAARRAAILAVVVCVLTLTIAGPVRTYFGQRTEMKQLKATEEQLRAQIADLEQQKVKLADPVFIAAQARERLGFVMPGEIPYQVQLPPGAVVPGTPDDEPTAVNRDQPWYTALWHTIADEPHGISPAPPPGVPPAAPGAPPSPLPAPPAPGG is encoded by the coding sequence GTGCCCGAAGCGAAGCGGCCCGACCCGAAGCGTCGGTCACCGACCTCCCGACCAGGTAAGTCGGGCAAGACCGGTGGCGCCGGGAAGGGCCGTCCGCGGATGGCGGCACGCCGCGAGCCCCGCGGCACGGAATCGCCGCCCGCGGCCGAGGCGACGACTGGACCCGAGGACACCGGCGTCGTCGTCCGGCGCGCCATCGCCGAATCGGCCGAGCAGCAGTCCGAGCAGCGGTTCGGTTCCGCGGCGCGGCGCGCGGCGATCCTCGCGGTGGTGGTGTGCGTGCTGACGCTGACCATTGCCGGGCCCGTGCGCACCTACTTCGGGCAGCGCACCGAGATGAAACAGCTCAAGGCCACCGAAGAGCAGTTGCGGGCCCAGATCGCCGACCTCGAGCAGCAGAAGGTGAAACTGGCCGACCCGGTGTTCATCGCGGCGCAGGCCCGCGAACGGCTCGGATTCGTGATGCCGGGTGAGATCCCGTACCAGGTGCAACTGCCGCCCGGTGCTGTGGTGCCCGGTACGCCGGACGACGAGCCCACGGCCGTGAACCGTGACCAGCCCTGGTACACGGCGTTATGGCACACGATCGCCGATGAGCCACACGGGATTTCACCCGCCCCGCCACCGGGGGTGCCACCGGCCGCACCCGGCGCGCCCCCATCCCCGCTTCCCGCCCCGCCCGCTCCCGGTGGTTGA
- a CDS encoding DUF501 domain-containing protein has translation MVEPADLAAIERQLGREPRGVLEIAYRCPNGEPGVVKTAPKLPDGTPFPTLYYLTHPALTAAASRLESSGLMREMTERLHNDPELRRAYRRAHESYLAERDAIEPLGTTFSGGGMPDRVKCLHVLIAHSLAKGPGTNPLGDEALAALADDPAMVGILEPGRWRHE, from the coding sequence GTGGTTGAGCCCGCAGACCTCGCCGCCATCGAGCGGCAGCTGGGTCGTGAGCCGCGCGGCGTCCTCGAGATCGCCTACCGGTGCCCCAACGGCGAGCCGGGCGTCGTCAAGACCGCGCCGAAACTTCCCGACGGAACGCCATTTCCGACGTTGTACTACCTGACCCATCCGGCGCTGACGGCGGCCGCCAGCAGGCTGGAATCCTCGGGCCTGATGCGGGAGATGACCGAGCGCCTGCACAACGACCCGGAGTTGAGGCGGGCCTACCGGAGGGCGCACGAGTCGTACCTCGCCGAACGCGACGCCATCGAACCGCTGGGTACCACGTTCTCCGGCGGTGGCATGCCGGACCGGGTCAAGTGTCTGCACGTGTTGATCGCCCACTCGCTGGCGAAGGGGCCGGGTACCAACCCGCTCGGCGACGAGGCGCTGGCGGCGCTGGCCGACGATCCGGCGATGGTGGGGATACTCGAACCGGGCAGGTGGAGACATGAGTAG
- a CDS encoding Ppx/GppA phosphatase family protein, producing MSRVGAVDCGTNSIRLLIADRVEERLVDVHREMRIVRLGQGVDATGQFAPEALDRTSAALVDYADLMRHHGVEKVRMVATSATRDAANREVFFAMTAQVLDAVVPGAVAEVISGSEEAALSFRGAVGELSPAAAPFVVVDLGGGSTEVVLGGSNGADVTASYSADIGCVRLTERCLHSDPPTPAEIAAAREVVRDGLEQAFRVVPVEKARTWIGVAGTMTTLSALAHKMPAYDSAAIHLSRVPFGELRGVCDGLIAMPRARRAGLGPMHEGRVDVIGGGAIIVEELAEALRRRAGIEELTVSEHDILDGIALSIAG from the coding sequence ATGAGTAGGGTCGGCGCCGTCGATTGCGGTACCAACTCCATCCGGCTGCTGATCGCCGATCGGGTGGAGGAAAGGCTGGTCGACGTGCACCGCGAGATGCGCATCGTCCGGCTGGGCCAAGGTGTCGACGCCACAGGGCAATTCGCGCCCGAGGCACTGGACCGCACCAGCGCGGCGCTGGTCGACTATGCCGACCTGATGCGCCATCACGGGGTGGAGAAGGTGCGGATGGTCGCGACGTCGGCGACCAGGGACGCCGCGAACCGTGAGGTGTTCTTCGCGATGACGGCGCAGGTGCTCGACGCCGTGGTGCCGGGTGCGGTCGCCGAGGTGATCAGCGGCAGCGAGGAGGCCGCGCTGTCGTTTCGCGGTGCCGTCGGCGAGCTCAGTCCGGCCGCAGCGCCTTTCGTAGTCGTCGACCTGGGCGGAGGATCCACCGAGGTGGTGCTCGGCGGCAGCAATGGCGCCGACGTGACCGCCAGTTACTCGGCCGACATCGGTTGCGTCCGGCTCACCGAACGCTGCCTGCACTCGGACCCGCCGACCCCCGCGGAGATCGCCGCCGCGCGAGAGGTGGTCCGTGACGGGCTCGAACAAGCGTTTCGAGTGGTGCCGGTCGAAAAGGCCCGCACCTGGATCGGCGTGGCTGGCACCATGACGACGCTGTCGGCCCTGGCGCACAAGATGCCCGCGTACGACTCGGCTGCCATCCACCTGTCGCGGGTTCCATTCGGCGAACTGCGCGGCGTGTGCGACGGGCTGATCGCCATGCCGCGGGCCCGACGCGCGGGCCTCGGGCCGATGCACGAAGGGCGCGTCGACGTCATCGGCGGCGGCGCGATCATCGTCGAGGAGCTCGCCGAGGCGTTGCGGCGGCGGGCCGGTATCGAGGAGCTGACCGTCAGCGAGCACGACATCCTCGACGGCATCGCGCTCTCGATCGCCGGCTGA
- a CDS encoding Acg family FMN-binding oxidoreductase, giving the protein MTDLFDTTETSADDFPDAETIRTALSLATRAPSVHNSQPWHWKVGEESIHLYADLSRHLPSIDADQRDLMVSCGMSLHHAVVAFAALGWRTKVHRFPNPADRSHLASLELTCSKPSAADIALAAAIPQRRTDRRQFNAWPVSYADIATMGARLARMGIVMRHVEMSIDIRTTVAQAVWQHAHDEAYLAELAQWSGKHAATSGVPARNIPESDPTAPLPSRLFFGGTLPKPQDAAADDKYAVLLGLGSATDDDLARLRAGEASSLLVLTATFLGLATCPVSEPLEIDETRQAIRDEVFDGREHPQMMFRVGYPPVGADPLPSTPRRPLDEVVSTLDGTFARP; this is encoded by the coding sequence GTGACCGATTTATTCGACACCACTGAGACGTCGGCGGACGACTTTCCCGACGCCGAGACCATCCGGACGGCGTTGTCATTGGCCACCCGGGCTCCGTCGGTGCACAACTCGCAGCCGTGGCACTGGAAGGTCGGCGAGGAAAGCATTCATCTGTATGCCGACCTCTCGCGACATCTGCCGAGCATCGACGCCGACCAGCGTGATCTGATGGTGAGCTGCGGGATGTCCCTGCATCACGCCGTCGTCGCGTTTGCGGCGCTGGGCTGGCGAACGAAGGTTCATCGATTCCCCAACCCCGCGGACCGCAGCCACTTGGCGTCGCTGGAACTGACCTGCTCGAAGCCCAGCGCCGCCGATATAGCGCTGGCGGCCGCGATCCCGCAGCGCCGGACCGATCGCCGGCAGTTCAACGCCTGGCCGGTGTCGTACGCCGACATTGCGACGATGGGTGCGCGGCTCGCCAGGATGGGTATCGTGATGCGCCACGTCGAGATGTCCATCGATATCAGGACGACTGTCGCGCAGGCTGTTTGGCAACATGCACATGACGAGGCGTACCTGGCCGAACTTGCCCAGTGGAGCGGCAAGCACGCCGCGACGTCGGGGGTGCCCGCGCGCAATATCCCCGAATCGGATCCGACGGCGCCGCTCCCCAGCCGACTGTTCTTCGGCGGTACCCTGCCGAAACCGCAGGACGCCGCTGCCGACGACAAGTACGCCGTCCTGTTGGGGCTGGGTTCTGCCACCGACGACGACCTCGCGCGACTGCGGGCCGGAGAGGCATCGAGCCTGCTTGTGTTGACCGCCACGTTCTTGGGGTTGGCGACCTGCCCAGTCTCCGAACCGCTCGAGATCGACGAAACCCGTCAAGCGATCAGAGACGAGGTGTTCGACGGCCGTGAGCACCCGCAGATGATGTTCCGGGTCGGTTATCCGCCCGTCGGCGCCGATCCGCTGCCCTCGACGCCACGCCGGCCCCTCGACGAGGTCGTCAGCACACTCGACGGCACGTTTGCGCGCCCGTGA
- a CDS encoding Acg family FMN-binding oxidoreductase, giving the protein MNAQHPGVETMRSALMLAVKAPSVHNTQPWRWRVGERTVHLYAHRQLHLAHTDPDARDFMLSCGATLNHCEIAFAALGWRAETHRFPNPDDPDHLAALELHRHAATEAEIALAAAIPRRRTDRRRYGSSRVEPRDLALIRSRATSPEVTVRRVDDVPALRKLVSEAARRHAADHGYTAELATWSGRYAATSGVPARSTPKSDGSVSARVFAGATLSQPSGSEHEVDNAVVLALGTADDTDLSRLRAGEASSLTLLTATTLGLASCPMTEPLEVAETRDAVRTQFFDGEHYPQMLIRIGWALLNADPLPPTPRRTLSDAVTRLDGSPL; this is encoded by the coding sequence GTGAACGCACAACATCCGGGCGTCGAAACGATGCGGTCCGCGCTGATGCTGGCCGTGAAGGCGCCCTCGGTGCACAACACGCAGCCATGGCGATGGCGGGTGGGGGAACGCACTGTCCACCTCTACGCCCACCGCCAACTACACCTGGCACACACCGATCCCGACGCCCGAGACTTCATGCTCAGTTGTGGTGCCACATTGAACCACTGCGAGATCGCGTTCGCGGCCCTGGGTTGGCGCGCCGAGACCCATCGGTTCCCGAATCCGGACGATCCGGATCATCTCGCGGCTCTGGAGCTTCACCGCCATGCCGCGACGGAAGCCGAAATCGCCTTGGCCGCCGCCATTCCGCGACGGCGAACCGACCGAAGACGGTACGGCTCCTCGAGGGTGGAGCCGCGTGATCTCGCACTGATCAGGAGCCGAGCCACCAGTCCCGAGGTGACGGTACGGCGGGTTGACGACGTCCCGGCGTTGCGAAAGCTGGTGTCCGAGGCGGCTCGACGCCACGCGGCCGATCACGGCTACACAGCCGAACTGGCCACATGGAGCGGCCGGTACGCAGCAACGTCAGGGGTGCCGGCGCGCAGTACACCGAAATCCGACGGCAGCGTGTCGGCACGCGTCTTCGCTGGTGCGACGCTGTCGCAGCCCTCGGGTTCAGAACACGAGGTCGACAACGCCGTGGTCCTCGCCCTCGGCACTGCGGATGACACCGATCTGTCGCGGTTGCGTGCCGGCGAGGCGTCCAGCCTGACCCTTCTCACAGCGACGACGCTCGGGCTGGCGAGCTGCCCGATGACAGAGCCGTTGGAAGTCGCAGAGACCCGCGACGCGGTGCGAACCCAATTCTTCGACGGCGAGCACTACCCCCAGATGCTCATCCGGATCGGTTGGGCACTCCTGAACGCCGACCCGCTGCCGCCCACTCCTCGACGAACATTGTCCGATGCGGTCACCCGGCTCGACGGATCGCCGCTTTGA
- a CDS encoding universal stress protein has translation MSRARKHLGILVATDGSPAANLAVDWAAREAVLHRLPLSILHVVESPSVAMFPQVPMPLELIDLLNQKGQDLLEAAMKTAEQATAGEDLAIRTELLTAGVLPLLIDLSKDVHMIVVGCRGLGAVGRRLLGSITWGLLHHAKGQVAIIHGEAPPGSDPASTAPVVVGIDGSPASESATAVAFDEASRRGVELIAVHAWSDMRVYELPGCEVSALRREAELALGERLAGWQEQYPEVVIRRVVDMDRPKDLLLEQSNSAQLTVLGSHGRGGFAQMLLGSVSSAVAESARTPVLVVRPS, from the coding sequence ATGTCAAGGGCGAGAAAGCACCTGGGGATCCTGGTGGCAACCGACGGCTCTCCGGCGGCGAACCTCGCCGTCGATTGGGCTGCGCGAGAAGCCGTGCTGCACCGGTTACCGCTGAGCATTCTGCACGTCGTCGAGTCGCCCTCGGTGGCGATGTTTCCTCAGGTGCCGATGCCGCTCGAGCTCATCGATCTGCTGAATCAAAAGGGTCAAGACCTTCTCGAAGCGGCGATGAAAACCGCTGAACAAGCCACCGCCGGTGAAGACTTGGCGATAAGGACCGAACTGCTCACCGCCGGCGTGCTGCCGCTCCTGATCGACCTGTCCAAGGACGTGCACATGATCGTGGTCGGCTGCCGCGGTCTGGGCGCGGTCGGGCGCCGCCTGCTCGGATCGATCACGTGGGGACTCCTTCACCACGCCAAGGGGCAGGTCGCAATCATCCATGGGGAGGCGCCGCCGGGAAGCGACCCGGCCTCGACGGCGCCGGTCGTCGTCGGGATCGACGGTTCGCCGGCATCGGAGTCGGCCACGGCCGTCGCCTTCGATGAGGCATCGCGCCGCGGCGTCGAGCTCATCGCCGTCCACGCTTGGAGTGACATGCGCGTCTACGAGCTGCCCGGATGTGAGGTTTCCGCGCTACGGCGCGAAGCCGAGTTAGCGCTCGGCGAGCGCCTCGCCGGGTGGCAGGAACAGTATCCCGAGGTGGTGATCCGGCGCGTGGTCGATATGGATCGGCCCAAGGACCTGCTGCTCGAGCAGTCGAACTCGGCGCAGTTGACGGTGTTGGGCAGCCATGGGCGCGGCGGCTTTGCTCAGATGCTGCTCGGATCGGTCAGTTCGGCGGTCGCCGAGTCCGCCCGCACGCCGGTGCTCGTGGTGCGCCCGTCCTGA
- the dosR gene encoding hypoxia response regulator transcription factor DosR/DevR, which produces MVKVFLVDDHEVVRRGLIDLLSADPELEVVGEAGSVAQALARIPALAPDVAVLDVRLPDGNGIELCRDLLSRMPDLRCLMLTSFTSDEAMLDAILAGASGYVVKDIKGMELAQAIKEVGAGRSLLDNRAAAALMAKLRGATEHPDPLANLSDQERVLLGLLGEGLTNKQIAARMFLAEKTVKNYVSRLLAKLGMERRTQAAVFISKLDSHRDPES; this is translated from the coding sequence ATGGTGAAGGTCTTCCTCGTCGATGATCATGAAGTAGTTCGACGTGGTCTCATCGACCTCCTCAGCGCCGACCCGGAGTTGGAGGTCGTCGGTGAGGCCGGTTCCGTCGCCCAAGCGCTGGCGCGCATCCCCGCGCTTGCGCCCGATGTCGCGGTCCTCGACGTCCGGCTCCCCGACGGGAACGGCATCGAGTTATGCCGGGACCTTCTCTCCCGCATGCCCGACCTGCGGTGCCTGATGTTGACGTCATTCACCTCTGACGAAGCGATGCTGGACGCGATACTCGCCGGTGCCAGCGGCTATGTCGTCAAGGACATCAAGGGGATGGAACTCGCTCAGGCGATCAAAGAGGTGGGCGCCGGCCGGTCGCTGCTGGACAACCGCGCCGCGGCCGCGTTGATGGCCAAGTTGCGGGGGGCCACTGAGCATCCGGACCCCTTGGCCAACCTCAGCGACCAGGAGCGCGTGTTGCTTGGGCTCCTGGGCGAGGGACTGACGAACAAGCAGATCGCCGCCAGAATGTTTCTGGCCGAAAAGACGGTCAAGAACTACGTCTCGCGGCTGTTGGCCAAGCTTGGTATGGAGCGGCGCACTCAGGCCGCGGTGTTCATCTCCAAGCTGGACTCTCACCGGGATCCCGAGAGCTGA
- a CDS encoding universal stress protein produces MPQESSPIVVGVDGSDDALRAGRWAAAVAQKTDSPLHIVHTRPYSGHNPSDAVAAIRAADLAALQASGPEAILGAAEDALRADYRDLTVTTTNVPAPADEALVELSRTAKLIVLGSDRVSVGAAILVGSTTVAVAARSTCPVVAFRGDVTALTGQPIVLGVDGDEGSRTAIATAFGLADRFGVDIVAVHAWSTRRSPGDVTLPFMVDWVAVEEQQREYLSAAIAPMAKLYPRVGVTSVVESGKPSHAILRQLSDAQLVVVGSRGRGVLAGALLGSTGLNLLHHSPIPTMICHARERG; encoded by the coding sequence ATGCCGCAGGAAAGCAGCCCGATCGTCGTCGGAGTCGACGGCTCAGACGATGCCCTTCGCGCCGGGCGGTGGGCAGCGGCGGTCGCGCAGAAGACGGACTCTCCGCTGCACATCGTCCATACCCGACCGTATTCGGGACACAATCCCTCCGATGCCGTTGCCGCGATACGAGCCGCAGACCTGGCAGCGCTGCAAGCATCGGGGCCGGAGGCCATTCTCGGCGCCGCCGAGGACGCGCTGCGAGCCGACTATCGCGACTTGACCGTCACAACCACGAATGTCCCCGCGCCGGCCGACGAAGCGCTCGTGGAGCTGAGCCGGACGGCGAAGCTGATCGTGCTCGGGTCCGACCGCGTCTCTGTGGGTGCCGCGATTCTCGTCGGCTCGACGACCGTGGCCGTCGCGGCTCGCTCCACGTGTCCGGTGGTGGCATTCCGGGGTGACGTCACGGCCCTGACCGGTCAACCGATCGTTCTCGGTGTCGACGGCGACGAGGGCTCCCGAACCGCCATCGCCACCGCCTTCGGACTCGCCGACCGGTTCGGGGTCGATATCGTCGCCGTGCACGCCTGGTCGACGCGCCGATCGCCCGGGGACGTCACACTGCCGTTCATGGTCGACTGGGTCGCGGTGGAAGAGCAGCAACGTGAGTACCTTTCGGCGGCGATCGCCCCGATGGCGAAGCTTTACCCGCGCGTCGGTGTGACAAGCGTCGTCGAGAGCGGCAAGCCCAGCCATGCGATATTGCGACAGTTGAGCGATGCCCAACTCGTCGTCGTCGGCAGCCGCGGCCGCGGCGTCCTGGCCGGCGCTCTGCTCGGCTCGACAGGGCTCAACCTGCTGCACCATTCGCCGATTCCGACGATGATCTGCCATGCACGTGAGCGGGGATGA
- a CDS encoding universal stress protein: MSQIVVGVDGSAPADAALRWAAHDAVLRGAQLTIVHAEPSLVGTWLAAPVPRDLLEWQQRNAREILRRAERLAIDTAGDALSMVSRESSRAPVATLVEMSREAELVVVGSQGAGGIAEALLGSVCMGVLHHSKCPVAVIHGPDPDVSGAVEDRTAPVLLGMDGSKDSELAAELAFDEAGRRGAGLVALHAWWSPGSFEFAGSDWDETLRPRVEKEFDEHFSRWRERYPAVEARCVVVRDQPAREIVERSRDAQLVVVGSRGYGKIASTLLGSVSAAVVQAIRTPVIVARR; encoded by the coding sequence ATGTCTCAGATAGTCGTCGGAGTCGATGGATCGGCTCCGGCCGACGCCGCTCTGCGCTGGGCGGCGCACGATGCCGTCCTGCGTGGTGCTCAGCTCACGATCGTGCATGCCGAGCCGTCCTTGGTGGGGACGTGGCTCGCTGCGCCGGTTCCGCGGGACCTCTTGGAATGGCAGCAGCGAAACGCGCGTGAAATCTTGCGTCGAGCCGAGAGATTGGCCATCGACACCGCCGGTGATGCGTTGAGCATGGTCTCCAGGGAGTCCTCGAGGGCGCCGGTCGCGACACTGGTGGAGATGTCGCGCGAGGCCGAGTTGGTGGTCGTCGGTAGTCAGGGAGCCGGCGGAATCGCCGAGGCGCTGCTGGGCTCGGTCTGTATGGGCGTGCTCCACCACTCCAAATGTCCGGTCGCGGTCATCCACGGTCCCGATCCCGACGTGTCCGGCGCTGTCGAAGATCGCACCGCACCCGTGCTTCTCGGGATGGATGGATCGAAGGACTCCGAGCTCGCCGCAGAGCTGGCGTTCGACGAGGCCGGCCGCCGCGGTGCCGGTCTGGTGGCACTGCATGCCTGGTGGAGTCCGGGATCGTTCGAGTTCGCCGGGTCGGATTGGGACGAGACGCTGCGGCCAAGGGTCGAAAAGGAGTTCGACGAGCACTTCAGTCGATGGCGCGAACGTTACCCGGCGGTCGAAGCGCGGTGTGTAGTTGTGCGCGACCAGCCCGCGCGCGAGATCGTGGAACGATCCCGCGACGCACAACTCGTCGTGGTCGGCAGCCGGGGTTACGGGAAAATCGCCAGCACCCTGCTCGGGTCGGTGAGCGCCGCGGTGGTGCAAGCGATTCGAACACCGGTGATCGTAGCCCGAAGATGA
- a CDS encoding universal stress protein, whose amino-acid sequence MTEDTAHRGVVVGADGSESATAAIRWAAREASMRNVPLTLVHVNAVSAAAAALVAWPAGQVPEQVIEQQEDEARAILADAVGIAEKSIDDGKRLVITGEMFLGWPVPTLVKLSEEAELVVVGCRGRTALRRALLGSVSSGLIRHAHCPVAVIHDDASPSSRLPVLLGIDGSRSSESATAIAFDEASWRGVDLVALHVWSDADMPAFSMDWAEVQAAAHRTLSERLAGWQDRYPDVNVTKLVEFQRPAHQLLELSERAQLVVVGSHGRGGFAGMVLGSVSSVVAEAARVPVIVARGT is encoded by the coding sequence ATGACTGAGGACACTGCACATCGCGGAGTCGTGGTCGGAGCGGACGGATCCGAGTCGGCAACGGCGGCCATCCGATGGGCCGCCCGTGAGGCGAGCATGCGCAACGTTCCGCTCACCTTGGTTCACGTCAACGCCGTGTCCGCGGCGGCGGCGGCTCTGGTCGCGTGGCCCGCCGGGCAGGTCCCGGAGCAAGTCATCGAGCAACAGGAGGACGAGGCGCGGGCCATCCTCGCCGACGCTGTCGGCATAGCGGAGAAAAGCATTGACGACGGGAAGCGGCTGGTGATCACCGGCGAGATGTTCTTGGGCTGGCCCGTGCCTACGCTCGTCAAGCTGTCCGAGGAGGCAGAGTTGGTGGTCGTCGGTTGCCGAGGCCGGACCGCGCTGCGTCGTGCACTGCTGGGATCGGTCAGTTCGGGATTGATTCGTCACGCGCACTGCCCAGTTGCCGTCATTCACGACGACGCTTCCCCCTCGAGCCGGCTGCCGGTGCTGCTCGGCATCGACGGGTCACGGTCGTCGGAGTCGGCAACTGCGATCGCCTTCGACGAGGCTTCCTGGCGCGGTGTCGATCTCGTCGCCCTGCATGTCTGGAGTGACGCCGACATGCCGGCGTTCAGCATGGACTGGGCCGAAGTGCAAGCGGCCGCTCACAGGACGCTGTCCGAGCGCCTGGCCGGCTGGCAGGACCGATATCCGGACGTGAATGTGACCAAGCTGGTGGAGTTCCAGCGACCGGCGCACCAGCTGCTGGAACTCTCGGAGCGGGCGCAGCTGGTCGTCGTCGGAAGTCACGGTCGGGGCGGCTTCGCGGGGATGGTGCTCGGCTCGGTGAGCTCGGTGGTGGCCGAGGCGGCTCGGGTCCCGGTCATCGTCGCCCGCGGAACTTGA